From the genome of Mesorhizobium japonicum MAFF 303099, one region includes:
- a CDS encoding tetratricopeptide repeat protein — MNAMSVERGTALRGFALTAALLSGLLLAGCQTSGPTGEFNNIDKAQGSSENISSLSAVIQRNPQDPEGYNVRGSAYGRGGQYQAALKDFNQAIQLNPNFYQAYSNRALIQRFLGNQAAALGDYNKSIQINGNYDAAYIGRGNLYRKAGRTQDAFNDFQKAIQLDTTDARAYHNRGLIYQSQGQHKFAIEDFSTAISLAPDAAEPYNGRGLSYLATGDEDNAFSDFNMAIKLDGQNAEAWANQALIYERRGDKAKAAKSYKEAVRLNPNYQPAKDGLARVS; from the coding sequence ATGAACGCAATGAGCGTGGAGCGCGGGACCGCATTGCGTGGTTTCGCCCTGACGGCAGCCCTGCTTTCCGGATTGTTGCTGGCCGGCTGCCAGACATCAGGCCCGACCGGCGAGTTCAACAACATCGACAAGGCGCAGGGGTCGAGCGAGAACATTTCCTCGCTGTCCGCAGTCATCCAGCGCAATCCCCAGGATCCCGAAGGCTACAATGTGCGCGGCTCGGCCTATGGCCGCGGCGGCCAGTATCAGGCGGCGCTCAAGGACTTCAACCAGGCCATCCAGCTCAATCCGAATTTCTACCAGGCCTATTCCAACCGCGCGCTCATCCAGCGCTTCCTCGGCAATCAGGCGGCCGCGCTCGGCGACTATAACAAGTCGATCCAGATCAACGGCAATTATGACGCCGCCTATATCGGCCGCGGCAATCTCTACCGCAAGGCGGGCCGCACCCAGGACGCCTTCAACGACTTCCAGAAGGCGATCCAGCTCGACACGACGGACGCTCGCGCCTACCACAATCGCGGCCTGATCTATCAGAGCCAGGGCCAGCACAAATTCGCCATCGAGGATTTCTCGACCGCCATCTCGCTGGCGCCGGATGCAGCCGAGCCCTACAACGGCCGTGGCCTTTCCTATCTGGCGACGGGCGACGAGGACAACGCCTTCTCCGACTTCAACATGGCCATCAAGCTCGACGGCCAGAACGCTGAGGCCTGGGCCAATCAGGCGCTCATCTACGAGCGGCGCGGCGACAAGGCGAAGGCCGCGAAATCCTATAAGGAAGCCGTCCGCCTCAACCCCAATTACCAGCCTGCCAAGGACGGCCTCGCCCGCGTCAGCTGA
- a CDS encoding sarcosine oxidase subunit delta, with amino-acid sequence MLLIRCPYCEEERPELEFRNAGEAHIARSANIAGESDDDFEKFFFIRSNPKGTIYERWRHMHGCARFFNAVRDTVTDKFVMTYKAGEPKPAKLPGVAK; translated from the coding sequence ATGCTTCTCATCCGCTGCCCCTATTGCGAGGAAGAGCGCCCGGAGCTCGAATTCCGCAACGCCGGCGAGGCGCATATTGCGCGCTCGGCCAACATTGCGGGCGAGAGCGACGACGACTTCGAAAAGTTCTTCTTCATCCGCTCCAATCCCAAGGGCACCATCTATGAGCGCTGGCGGCACATGCATGGCTGCGCGCGCTTCTTCAATGCGGTGCGCGACACCGTCACCGACAAGTTCGTCATGACCTACAAGGCCGGCGAACCCAAACCCGCCAAGCTGCCGGGAGTTGCCAAATGA
- a CDS encoding SET domain-containing protein, giving the protein MMLIRTYVAASAIEGVGMFAAEPIRKGASIWRLNPDFDRLIPMDEYEAAPQPLKELLDRYAYPSPDRPGFMVYEVDNGRFMNHSATPNTDFSQYGGATATRDIAAGEEITCDYGEFFEDFERLHLATA; this is encoded by the coding sequence ATGATGCTGATCCGAACCTATGTGGCCGCGAGCGCGATCGAGGGCGTTGGCATGTTCGCCGCCGAGCCGATCCGGAAAGGCGCCTCGATCTGGCGGCTTAACCCGGATTTCGACCGGCTGATCCCGATGGACGAATACGAGGCCGCACCCCAGCCTCTGAAGGAATTGCTCGACCGTTATGCCTATCCGAGCCCGGATAGGCCGGGCTTCATGGTCTATGAGGTCGACAATGGCCGCTTCATGAACCATTCGGCGACGCCGAATACCGACTTTTCGCAATATGGCGGCGCGACAGCGACCCGCGACATCGCCGCCGGCGAAGAGATCACTTGTGACTACGGCGAATTCTTCGAGGATTTCGAGCGGCTGCACCTGGCCACGGCGTAG
- a CDS encoding sarcosine oxidase subunit alpha has product MSGAFRIPRAGRLSQAKTARFSFDGQSYTGIEGDTLASALLANGVHLVGRSFKYHRPRGFLSAGAEEPNALVQIVRDDARKTPNVRATVQELYDGLAANSQNRWPSLSFDVGAVNDLASPMFSAGFYYKTFMWPKAAWKSLYEPKIREAAGLGVSPDKPDPDHYSSRYAHCDVLVLGGGAAGIAAALAAAESGVRVILADEQAEFGGSLRFETGAKIDGQDGFVWAQAAIAKLTAMDNVRVLSRTTAFGYYAQNFVGLVERVSDHLKAPGHDLPRERLWQVRAKRVVLASGAIERHMVFANNDRPGIMLAGAARTFLNHYGVAVGRNVGVYTANDSAYAAAIDLKKAGVNIEAIVDLRDNPTGPVIDEARALGIEINFGRAVIRAGGKLRVSSMTVQPKNGGGERTISVDAILMSAGWTPSVHLFSQSRGKVAFNDETKRFVPGTYAQDCVSVGACNGTDGLAATVDEAYAAGAKAAKDSGAKTAKGVKPKVDASESWSRGMLGAAPGAGPDTTVKAFVDFQNDVTAKDIRQAVHEGMRSIEHVKRFTTNGMATDQGKTSNMHGLAIAAETLGKPIPEVGLTTFRAPYTPVTFGAIVSHARGPLFDPTRKTATHPWAEVQGAVFEDVGQWKRAWYFPKAGEDMHAAVDRECVAVRTTAGLFDASTLGKIEVVGPDAAKFMELLYTNPWEKLEPGRCRYGIMLREDGFIYDDGVVGRLAPDRFHVTTTTGGAPRVMNHMEDYLQTEFPHLNVWLTSITEQWAVIAVQGPKSRDIIAPLVEGIDMSDEALPHMSVREGKICGVPTRLFRMSFTGERGFEVNVPADYGQAVWEALWAEGQKHGATAYGTESMHVLRAEKGYIIVGQDTDGTVTPNDAGLDWAVGKKKTDFVGIRGMARSDLVAKGRKQLVGLKTRDPKVVLEEGAQIVEDPKQAIPMKMIGHVTSSYWSQNCGRSIALALVAGGRDRMGDTLYVPMPDGVIEVEVTGMVFFDETGGRLNG; this is encoded by the coding sequence ATGAGCGGCGCGTTCCGCATCCCGAGAGCCGGTCGCCTCAGCCAGGCCAAGACCGCGCGGTTCAGCTTCGACGGCCAGTCCTATACCGGCATCGAGGGCGACACGCTGGCCTCCGCACTGCTTGCCAATGGCGTGCATCTGGTCGGCCGTTCCTTCAAGTACCACCGGCCGCGCGGCTTCCTGTCGGCGGGCGCGGAAGAACCCAATGCGCTGGTGCAGATCGTGCGTGACGACGCGCGCAAGACACCGAATGTGCGCGCCACCGTGCAGGAGCTCTATGACGGGCTCGCCGCCAATTCGCAGAACCGCTGGCCGTCGCTGTCCTTCGACGTCGGCGCGGTCAACGACCTGGCATCGCCGATGTTTTCGGCCGGCTTCTACTACAAGACCTTCATGTGGCCGAAGGCAGCCTGGAAGAGCCTTTACGAGCCGAAGATCCGTGAAGCCGCCGGCCTTGGCGTTTCGCCCGACAAGCCCGATCCCGACCATTATTCGTCGCGCTACGCGCATTGCGACGTGCTGGTGCTGGGCGGCGGTGCCGCCGGCATCGCGGCGGCATTGGCGGCGGCCGAGAGCGGCGTGCGCGTCATCCTCGCCGACGAGCAGGCCGAGTTCGGCGGCAGCTTGCGTTTCGAGACGGGGGCGAAAATCGACGGCCAGGATGGTTTCGTCTGGGCGCAAGCGGCGATCGCGAAGCTCACAGCCATGGACAATGTCCGTGTGCTCTCGCGCACCACGGCCTTCGGCTATTACGCGCAGAATTTCGTTGGCCTGGTCGAGCGCGTCAGCGACCATTTGAAGGCCCCCGGCCACGACTTGCCGCGCGAGCGGCTTTGGCAAGTACGCGCCAAGCGCGTGGTGCTGGCCTCCGGCGCCATCGAGCGCCACATGGTGTTCGCCAACAATGATCGGCCGGGCATCATGCTGGCGGGCGCGGCGCGTACCTTCCTCAACCATTATGGCGTCGCGGTCGGCAGGAATGTCGGCGTCTACACCGCCAATGACTCGGCCTATGCCGCGGCGATCGACCTGAAGAAGGCCGGCGTCAACATCGAGGCGATCGTTGATCTGCGCGACAACCCGACCGGTCCGGTGATCGACGAGGCGCGGGCGCTCGGCATCGAAATCAATTTCGGCCGCGCGGTGATCCGCGCCGGCGGCAAATTGCGCGTGTCCTCGATGACCGTGCAGCCGAAGAATGGTGGCGGCGAGCGCACCATTTCCGTCGACGCGATCCTGATGTCGGCCGGCTGGACACCGTCGGTGCATCTGTTCTCGCAGTCGCGCGGCAAGGTCGCCTTCAATGACGAGACCAAGCGCTTCGTGCCCGGCACCTATGCGCAGGATTGCGTTTCGGTGGGCGCCTGCAACGGCACCGACGGGCTGGCGGCGACAGTGGACGAAGCCTATGCGGCTGGCGCCAAGGCAGCCAAGGATTCCGGCGCGAAGACTGCCAAGGGTGTGAAGCCGAAGGTCGATGCCTCAGAAAGCTGGTCGCGCGGCATGCTGGGCGCCGCGCCCGGCGCCGGCCCGGACACCACCGTGAAGGCCTTCGTCGATTTCCAGAACGACGTCACCGCCAAGGATATCCGCCAGGCGGTGCATGAAGGCATGCGCTCGATCGAGCACGTCAAGCGCTTCACCACCAACGGCATGGCGACCGACCAGGGCAAGACCTCCAACATGCACGGCCTGGCGATTGCCGCGGAAACGCTGGGCAAGCCGATCCCCGAGGTCGGCCTGACGACCTTCCGCGCGCCCTATACGCCGGTCACCTTCGGGGCGATCGTCAGCCATGCGCGCGGGCCGCTGTTCGACCCGACGCGCAAGACGGCGACGCATCCGTGGGCCGAAGTGCAAGGCGCGGTCTTCGAGGATGTCGGCCAGTGGAAGCGCGCCTGGTACTTCCCGAAAGCCGGCGAGGATATGCATGCCGCGGTCGACCGCGAATGCGTCGCGGTCCGTACGACAGCTGGCCTGTTCGATGCCTCGACGCTCGGCAAGATCGAGGTGGTCGGGCCGGATGCGGCCAAGTTCATGGAACTGCTCTACACCAATCCGTGGGAGAAGCTGGAGCCCGGCCGCTGCCGCTACGGCATCATGCTGCGCGAAGACGGCTTCATCTATGATGACGGCGTCGTCGGCCGGCTGGCGCCGGACCGCTTCCATGTGACGACGACGACGGGCGGCGCGCCGCGTGTCATGAACCATATGGAAGACTATCTCCAGACCGAGTTCCCGCATCTGAATGTCTGGCTGACCTCGATCACCGAGCAGTGGGCGGTCATCGCCGTGCAGGGGCCGAAATCGCGCGATATCATCGCGCCGCTGGTCGAAGGCATCGACATGTCCGACGAGGCGCTGCCGCATATGTCGGTGCGCGAAGGCAAGATCTGCGGCGTGCCGACAAGGCTGTTCCGCATGTCGTTCACCGGCGAGCGGGGATTCGAGGTCAACGTGCCGGCCGATTACGGCCAGGCCGTCTGGGAAGCGCTGTGGGCCGAAGGACAGAAGCATGGCGCCACCGCCTATGGCACGGAGTCCATGCACGTGCTGCGCGCCGAAAAGGGCTACATCATCGTCGGCCAGGATACGGACGGCACGGTGACGCCAAACGACGCCGGTCTCGACTGGGCGGTTGGCAAGAAGAAGACCGACTTCGTCGGCATCCGCGGCATGGCGCGGTCGGACCTGGTCGCCAAGGGCCGCAAGCAACTGGTCGGTCTTAAGACCAGGGATCCCAAGGTGGTGCTGGAGGAAGGCGCGCAGATCGTCGAGGATCCGAAGCAGGCAATCCCGATGAAGATGATCGGCCACGTGACGTCCAGCTACTGGTCGCAGAATTGTGGCCGTTCGATCGCGTTGGCGCTAGTCGCCGGCGGCCGCGACCGGATGGGCGACACGCTCTATGTGCCGATGCCGGACGGAGTGATCGAAGTGGAGGTTACCGGCATGGTGTTCTTCGACGAGACGGGAGGCCGCCTCAATGGCTAA
- a CDS encoding sarcosine oxidase subunit beta, producing the protein MKKYSVFAIAREAMRGHKGWEEQWSSPEPKKEYDVIIVGAGGHGLATAYYLATVHGITNVAVLEKGWLGGGNTGRNTTIIRSNYLYDESAGIYDHALKLWDGLSQELNYNVMYSARGVMMLAHNVHDIQVLKRHVHANRLNGIDNEWLSPEQAKEFCPPLNVSRDARYPVVGAALQRRGGTARHDAVAWGYARGASARGVHIIQNCEVTGVKRAANGAVMGVDTTRGFIGAKKVGVVAAGHSSVIMNMAGVRMPLESYPLQALVSEPVKPVVPCVVMSNTVHAYISQSDKGELVIGAGTDQYVSYSQTGGLHILQHTLDAICEMFPIFTRMKMLRSWGGIVDVTPDRSPILAKTPVPGLYVNCGWGTGGFKATPGSGHVFAHTIARDDPHPINAPFTIERFRTGRLIDEAAAAAVAH; encoded by the coding sequence TTGAAAAAATATTCGGTATTCGCCATCGCCCGCGAGGCCATGCGCGGCCACAAGGGCTGGGAGGAACAATGGTCCTCGCCTGAGCCCAAGAAGGAATACGACGTCATCATCGTCGGCGCCGGTGGCCATGGCCTGGCCACCGCCTATTATCTTGCCACGGTGCATGGCATCACCAATGTCGCGGTGCTGGAAAAGGGCTGGCTGGGCGGCGGCAACACCGGCCGCAACACCACCATCATCCGCTCCAACTATCTCTATGACGAGAGCGCCGGCATTTACGACCATGCGCTGAAGCTGTGGGATGGGCTCTCCCAGGAGCTCAATTACAACGTCATGTATTCGGCGCGCGGCGTCATGATGCTTGCCCACAATGTGCATGACATCCAGGTGCTGAAGCGCCATGTCCACGCCAACCGGCTGAACGGCATCGACAATGAATGGCTGTCGCCGGAGCAGGCCAAAGAATTCTGCCCGCCGCTCAACGTCTCCAGGGATGCACGCTATCCCGTCGTCGGTGCGGCGCTGCAGCGCCGCGGCGGCACGGCGCGCCACGATGCTGTGGCCTGGGGCTATGCGCGCGGCGCCTCGGCGCGCGGCGTCCACATCATCCAGAATTGCGAGGTCACCGGCGTCAAGCGGGCGGCCAATGGTGCGGTCATGGGCGTCGACACGACGCGCGGCTTCATCGGCGCCAAGAAGGTCGGCGTGGTTGCCGCCGGCCATTCCTCGGTCATCATGAACATGGCCGGCGTGCGCATGCCGCTGGAAAGCTATCCGCTGCAGGCGCTGGTGTCGGAGCCGGTCAAGCCGGTGGTGCCATGTGTGGTCATGTCCAACACGGTGCACGCCTATATCTCGCAGTCCGACAAGGGCGAGCTGGTGATCGGCGCCGGCACCGATCAGTATGTCTCCTATTCGCAGACCGGTGGCTTGCACATTCTGCAGCATACGCTGGACGCCATCTGCGAGATGTTCCCGATCTTCACGCGCATGAAGATGCTGCGCTCCTGGGGCGGCATCGTCGACGTGACGCCCGACCGCTCGCCGATCCTGGCCAAGACGCCGGTGCCCGGCCTCTACGTCAATTGCGGCTGGGGTACGGGCGGCTTCAAGGCGACGCCGGGTTCGGGCCATGTCTTTGCCCACACCATCGCCAGGGACGATCCGCATCCGATCAACGCGCCCTTCACCATCGAACGCTTCCGCACCGGCCGGCTGATCGACGAGGCGGCGGCGGCGGCAGTGGCGCACTGA
- a CDS encoding sarcosine oxidase subunit gamma: protein MAKAAAKKTETAASPSVDRRPALAGRSTTATSVKVEVLPPAERISLRAPEASVTALSKALRLALPNKPKTSASKGGRTALWLGPDEWLVIDEGGNDPLADCAEVTALHSAVGISHRNIAISVTGPAAEATINSGCPQDLSLDAFPVGAASRTILGKAEIVLLRTADDAFRVECWRSFSDYVFTFLSEGARDAAG, encoded by the coding sequence ATGGCTAAGGCTGCTGCAAAGAAGACGGAAACGGCCGCATCGCCTTCGGTCGACCGCCGTCCGGCATTGGCTGGACGCAGTACGACGGCGACCAGCGTGAAGGTTGAAGTGCTGCCGCCAGCCGAGCGCATCTCGCTGCGCGCGCCGGAGGCTTCGGTAACGGCGCTTTCCAAGGCGCTTCGCCTGGCCTTGCCGAACAAGCCGAAGACTTCGGCGTCGAAGGGAGGGCGTACTGCTCTGTGGCTCGGCCCCGACGAGTGGCTTGTCATCGACGAGGGCGGAAACGATCCGCTCGCCGATTGCGCAGAGGTTACCGCGCTGCATTCGGCCGTCGGCATCTCGCATCGTAACATCGCGATCTCCGTCACCGGTCCGGCGGCCGAAGCCACGATCAATTCGGGCTGCCCGCAGGACCTGTCGCTCGACGCCTTCCCGGTGGGCGCGGCTTCGCGCACCATCCTCGGCAAGGCCGAGATCGTGCTGTTGCGCACGGCTGACGACGCCTTCCGGGTCGAGTGCTGGCGTTCGTTCTCGGACTATGTCTTTACTTTCCTGTCCGAGGGAGCCCGCGACGCGGCTGGCTGA
- a CDS encoding DUF992 domain-containing protein: MIKKLVCAAALATTVFAAAPASAGRLQLGTLDCTIDGGTAYIVASNKGVSCVFRPYHHGPSEIYTGVISKIGVDVGQTHQGQLVWAVLAATRDRDAGDLAGSYYGVNAEASVVTGGGANVLVGGFDSAFVLQPLSVQAQTGVNLAVAVTSLQLIHSLK, from the coding sequence ATGATCAAGAAACTCGTCTGCGCCGCTGCCCTTGCAACGACCGTGTTCGCTGCCGCCCCGGCCAGCGCCGGCAGGCTGCAGCTCGGCACGCTCGACTGCACCATCGACGGCGGCACCGCCTACATCGTCGCCTCCAACAAGGGCGTGTCCTGCGTGTTCCGTCCCTACCACCATGGCCCGTCGGAGATTTACACCGGCGTCATCTCCAAGATCGGTGTCGATGTCGGCCAGACGCATCAGGGCCAGCTCGTCTGGGCGGTTCTTGCCGCGACCCGTGACCGCGACGCGGGCGACCTTGCCGGCAGCTACTATGGCGTCAACGCCGAGGCGAGCGTCGTCACCGGCGGCGGCGCCAACGTGCTGGTCGGCGGCTTCGACAGCGCCTTCGTGCTGCAGCCGCTCAGCGTCCAGGCGCAGACCGGCGTCAATCTCGCCGTGGCCGTGACCTCGCTTCAGCTGATCCATTCGCTGAAGTGA
- the rpsU gene encoding 30S ribosomal protein S21 produces MQVLVRDNNVDQALRALKKKMQREGIFREMKMRGHYEKPSEKRAREKAEAVRRARKLARKRAQREGLLPMTPRPVAAGGAAGAARPPR; encoded by the coding sequence GTGCAGGTACTCGTCCGCGACAATAACGTTGATCAGGCGCTTCGCGCGCTCAAGAAGAAGATGCAGCGCGAAGGCATTTTCCGCGAAATGAAGATGCGCGGTCACTACGAGAAGCCGTCCGAGAAGCGCGCCCGCGAAAAGGCCGAGGCCGTGCGCCGCGCCCGCAAGTTGGCCCGCAAGCGCGCCCAGCGCGAAGGCCTGCTGCCGATGACGCCGCGTCCGGTGGCTGCCGGTGGTGCTGCTGGCGCAGCGCGTCCGCCGCGCTGA
- a CDS encoding ThuA domain-containing protein codes for MPIKAVVWGENVHEQTNAAVRDLYPLTMHGTIAAALNQDKGIEATTATLQEPEHGLSEKRLAATDVLLWWGHAAHGEVKDEIVERVQKRVWEGMGLIVLHSGHYSKIFKRLMGTPCSLKWREAGERERVWAINRGHPIAQGIGECLEIGETEMYGEPFAVPEPMETVFVSWYEGGEVFRSGLTYQRGAGRIFYFSPGHETYPIYHNEGVQQVLRNAVHWALNPAPAWSGITNAPNVPTDKAKEKIVQKGLRLHADGDKGLS; via the coding sequence ATGCCGATAAAAGCTGTTGTCTGGGGCGAGAATGTCCATGAACAGACCAATGCCGCCGTCCGCGACCTCTATCCCTTGACCATGCATGGTACGATCGCGGCCGCGCTCAACCAGGACAAGGGCATCGAGGCGACCACCGCCACCTTGCAGGAACCCGAGCACGGCCTGAGCGAGAAGCGCCTGGCCGCCACCGACGTGCTTTTGTGGTGGGGCCACGCCGCACACGGCGAGGTCAAGGACGAGATCGTCGAGCGCGTGCAGAAGCGGGTCTGGGAAGGCATGGGGCTGATCGTGCTGCATTCCGGCCACTACTCGAAGATCTTCAAGCGGCTGATGGGCACGCCCTGCTCGCTAAAGTGGCGCGAGGCGGGCGAGCGCGAGCGGGTCTGGGCGATCAACCGCGGCCACCCGATCGCGCAAGGCATCGGCGAATGCCTGGAGATCGGCGAGACGGAAATGTATGGCGAGCCCTTCGCGGTGCCGGAGCCGATGGAGACGGTGTTCGTCTCCTGGTACGAGGGCGGCGAGGTGTTCCGCTCGGGGCTGACCTACCAGCGCGGCGCGGGCCGCATCTTCTATTTCTCGCCCGGCCACGAGACCTATCCGATCTATCACAATGAGGGTGTGCAGCAGGTGCTGCGCAATGCCGTGCACTGGGCGCTCAATCCCGCGCCCGCATGGTCGGGCATCACCAATGCGCCGAACGTGCCGACGGACAAGGCCAAGGAAAAGATCGTTCAGAAGGGCCTGCGCCTACATGCCGATGGCGACAAGGGGTTGAGTTGA
- a CDS encoding DUF2568 domain-containing protein has translation MGNAWWNLTLRFLLELAALLGLGIAGWHFSEGWWRWVLALALPLVAAVLWGTFAVLNDPSRSGRAPVPVPGTVRLALELVILFGGAAGFYAAGHTTAGIVMALLIAISYAFSLDRLGWLLKQ, from the coding sequence ATGGGTAATGCCTGGTGGAATCTGACACTGCGCTTCCTGCTGGAGCTTGCCGCCCTGCTCGGTCTCGGCATTGCCGGCTGGCACTTCTCCGAAGGGTGGTGGCGCTGGGTCCTCGCCTTGGCCTTGCCGCTCGTCGCGGCCGTGCTGTGGGGCACTTTCGCGGTGCTCAACGACCCAAGCCGGTCGGGCCGCGCACCGGTGCCGGTTCCGGGTACGGTGCGGCTGGCGCTCGAACTGGTCATCCTGTTCGGCGGCGCTGCCGGATTCTATGCCGCGGGTCACACGACCGCGGGCATCGTCATGGCGCTGCTCATCGCCATCAGCTACGCATTTTCGCTCGACCGGCTGGGTTGGCTGCTGAAGCAATAG
- a CDS encoding SDR family oxidoreductase codes for MLALANKIAIVTGASSGIGRATAKLFAEEGARVVVAARRQAELDTLVAEISDAEGTAVALAGDVRDEAYAKALVDLAVESFGGLDVAFNNAGAVGQMGPISGLSLEGWRETLDTNLTSAFLGAKYQVPAMIERGGGSLIFTSTFVGHTIGMPGMTSYAASKAGLIGLTQVLAAEHGPQGVRVNALLPGGTDTPASITNAPDAGPEVLAFVQALHALKRMAQPEEIARSALYLASDASSFTTGTALFADGGVSINRT; via the coding sequence ATGCTCGCACTCGCCAACAAGATCGCCATCGTCACCGGCGCCAGTTCCGGCATCGGCCGCGCCACGGCGAAACTCTTCGCCGAGGAAGGGGCCAGGGTCGTCGTCGCCGCCCGCCGTCAGGCCGAACTCGATACGCTTGTCGCCGAGATATCGGACGCGGAAGGCACGGCCGTCGCGCTTGCCGGCGACGTCAGGGACGAAGCCTATGCGAAGGCCCTTGTCGATCTGGCGGTCGAAAGCTTCGGCGGCCTCGACGTCGCCTTCAACAATGCCGGCGCCGTCGGCCAGATGGGGCCGATCTCAGGCCTGTCACTGGAGGGATGGCGCGAAACCCTCGACACCAACCTCACCAGTGCGTTTCTCGGCGCGAAATACCAGGTGCCGGCGATGATCGAGCGAGGCGGCGGCTCCCTGATCTTCACTTCCACCTTCGTCGGCCACACCATCGGCATGCCAGGCATGACCAGCTATGCCGCAAGCAAGGCCGGCCTGATCGGGTTGACGCAGGTGCTGGCCGCAGAACACGGCCCCCAGGGCGTGCGGGTCAACGCGCTGCTGCCCGGCGGCACTGACACACCTGCAAGCATCACCAACGCGCCGGATGCCGGACCGGAAGTGCTGGCTTTTGTCCAAGCCCTGCATGCGCTGAAGCGCATGGCGCAGCCGGAGGAGATTGCCCGCTCGGCGCTTTATCTCGCCTCCGATGCCTCGAGCTTCACAACGGGAACCGCGCTGTTCGCCGATGGCGGCGTCTCGATCAACCGGACGTGA
- a CDS encoding DUF992 domain-containing protein — MPKTAIAAAMIALVLSATQTQAQDRGIEVGTLECAIGGGTGFIFGSTKDLSCTFTPTDKSFAPEAYFGAVNKYGLDIGTTKQAVMRWLVLTPLKNIYAPGALAGDYIGASAEVTAAVGAGANLLVGGSSQAFTLQPLSLQTQTGINLAIGVSQFQLRSTEN, encoded by the coding sequence ATGCCGAAGACAGCCATCGCCGCTGCCATGATTGCACTCGTGCTCAGCGCGACACAGACGCAGGCGCAGGACCGAGGCATCGAAGTCGGTACCCTTGAATGCGCCATAGGCGGCGGCACCGGCTTCATCTTCGGCTCGACCAAGGATCTGAGCTGCACCTTCACCCCGACCGACAAGAGCTTCGCGCCGGAAGCCTATTTCGGCGCCGTCAACAAATACGGCCTCGATATCGGCACGACCAAGCAGGCGGTGATGCGCTGGCTGGTGCTGACGCCGCTGAAGAACATCTACGCGCCGGGTGCGTTGGCGGGCGACTATATCGGTGCCAGCGCCGAAGTGACGGCGGCCGTCGGCGCCGGCGCCAATCTCCTGGTCGGCGGCTCCTCGCAGGCTTTCACCCTCCAGCCGCTCAGCCTGCAGACGCAGACCGGCATCAATCTCGCCATCGGCGTCAGCCAGTTCCAGCTGCGCAGCACCGAGAATTGA